A genomic segment from Bacillus cereus G9842 encodes:
- a CDS encoding LytS/YhcK type 5TM receptor domain-containing protein, with translation MDFVYINQNVLNNLLYILCSIFVFYFIYDSRHYLKKYKILLITLCSSIPLILCMRYPIYMDESCIHDLRQIPVIIGTLYGGFPVGIILFTILLITRFIFYGFNMLTVVVYVIMFIVTALASSKFNTYNRKLKVAFSMFLTFFLAIFTTVIVLTLSDFEVNNLYIIYFMVLPTTLMLFIVYINEVIKDAVLMRSKLIKMEKMEIVSQLAASISHEVRNPLTVVKGFTQLLKTPNLTPESRDEYIKHILEELNRAQEIIDDYLTFAKPSPEKLDQISVKQELNRVINMILPLCNMNTIHITQDFSEATIVGNKQHFQQCFLNLIKNSIEAMPNGGTLNISSSINNSKVEIRIEDSGVGMSQEQIHRFGEPYFSTKTKGTGLGTMVAVKIIETMYGNLKIRSIVSKGTTLTITFPKYSKNTH, from the coding sequence ATGGACTTTGTTTATATTAACCAAAACGTATTAAATAACCTTCTATACATTTTATGTAGTATATTTGTTTTTTATTTCATATATGATAGCAGGCATTATTTGAAAAAATACAAAATATTACTGATTACCCTTTGTTCTAGTATCCCGCTTATTTTATGTATGCGATACCCTATCTATATGGATGAAAGTTGTATTCATGATTTAAGACAAATTCCGGTCATAATAGGTACGCTTTATGGTGGATTCCCTGTCGGTATCATATTGTTTACAATTTTATTAATTACAAGATTTATATTTTATGGCTTTAATATGCTAACAGTCGTTGTTTACGTAATAATGTTCATCGTTACAGCACTCGCATCTTCAAAATTTAATACATATAATAGAAAGCTTAAAGTAGCTTTTTCCATGTTTTTAACCTTTTTCCTAGCAATATTTACAACTGTAATTGTATTAACTTTATCAGATTTTGAAGTGAATAATTTGTATATTATTTATTTCATGGTATTACCGACTACTTTAATGTTATTTATTGTTTATATAAATGAAGTTATAAAAGATGCTGTATTAATGCGCTCAAAATTAATTAAAATGGAAAAAATGGAGATTGTTAGCCAACTCGCTGCAAGTATATCGCACGAAGTAAGGAATCCTTTAACGGTTGTAAAAGGATTTACACAGCTTTTAAAAACACCAAATTTAACTCCTGAATCAAGAGACGAATATATTAAACATATACTTGAAGAGTTAAATCGTGCCCAAGAAATTATCGATGATTACTTAACGTTTGCCAAACCTTCTCCAGAAAAATTAGATCAAATTTCAGTAAAACAAGAGTTAAATCGAGTTATTAATATGATATTGCCATTGTGTAATATGAATACGATACATATTACACAGGATTTTTCTGAGGCAACCATTGTTGGTAATAAACAACACTTTCAACAATGTTTTTTAAACTTAATAAAAAACAGTATTGAAGCAATGCCTAATGGTGGTACCTTAAATATTTCCTCATCTATCAATAATAGTAAAGTTGAAATACGAATTGAAGATAGTGGAGTTGGAATGTCACAGGAGCAAATACATCGATTCGGTGAACCGTATTTTAGTACAAAAACGAAAGGCACCGGTTTAGGTACGATGGTTGCTGTTAAGATTATTGAGACGATGTATGGAAATTTAAAAATCCGAAGTATCGTTAGTAAAGGAACGACTTTAACGATTACGTTCCCAAAATATAGTAAGAATACGCATTAA
- a CDS encoding macrolide family glycosyltransferase — protein sequence MLNILVVNFPAEGHVNPTLNLVKAFTERGDNVHYITTANFKDRIEDLGATVHTHPDLLKEISIDAETSSGLNAFFHVHVQTSLYILEITKQLSESINFDFVIYDIFGAGELVKEYLQVPGVVSSPIFLIPSEFLKTLPFHSNADIPFQPEEISEKLLNQMEHEFGVKPKNNLQFMNNKGDVCLVYTSRYFQPNSESFGENNIFIGPSISKRKTNIKFPLESLKEKKVIYISMGTLLEGLEPFFNTCIDTFSDFDGIVVMAIGDRNDISKIKKAPDNFIIAPYVPQSEILNEADVFITHGGMNSVHDAIHYNVPFVIIPHDKDQPMIAQRLTELEAARRLLKEHVNVHTLKEAVTDVLSNEKYKHGIRKLNDSFLECGGSKEVIAVIESLLNKVKL from the coding sequence GTGCTAAATATTTTAGTAGTTAATTTTCCAGCAGAGGGACATGTAAACCCTACATTAAATTTAGTGAAAGCCTTTACTGAACGAGGGGATAACGTACATTATATTACAACTGCAAACTTTAAAGATAGGATTGAAGATTTAGGAGCTACTGTACATACACATCCGGATCTATTAAAGGAGATTTCTATTGATGCTGAAACCTCATCTGGGTTAAATGCTTTCTTTCATGTGCATGTTCAAACTTCTTTATATATATTAGAAATTACGAAACAATTAAGTGAAAGCATAAATTTTGATTTCGTAATTTATGATATATTTGGTGCGGGAGAGTTAGTAAAGGAGTATTTACAAGTTCCAGGTGTAGTGTCCTCGCCCATATTTTTAATTCCTTCAGAGTTTTTGAAGACATTACCTTTTCATTCAAATGCAGATATACCATTCCAACCAGAGGAGATCTCTGAAAAATTACTAAACCAGATGGAACATGAATTTGGAGTAAAACCAAAGAATAATCTTCAATTTATGAATAATAAGGGTGATGTTTGTCTCGTATACACAAGTCGTTATTTCCAACCTAATAGCGAATCGTTCGGAGAAAATAACATTTTTATTGGACCGAGTATTTCAAAGCGTAAAACAAATATAAAGTTTCCACTGGAATCACTTAAAGAGAAGAAAGTTATTTATATTTCAATGGGAACACTGCTTGAAGGACTCGAACCATTCTTTAATACTTGTATTGATACTTTTTCAGATTTTGATGGGATAGTTGTAATGGCAATTGGTGATAGAAATGATATTTCTAAAATTAAGAAAGCACCAGATAATTTTATAATTGCTCCATACGTACCTCAATCAGAAATATTAAATGAAGCGGATGTTTTTATTACACATGGCGGCATGAATAGCGTACACGATGCCATTCATTATAATGTCCCATTTGTAATAATACCGCATGATAAAGATCAGCCTATGATAGCGCAAAGATTAACTGAACTGGAAGCAGCGCGTAGACTATTGAAAGAACATGTTAATGTGCACACTTTAAAAGAGGCTGTAACAGATGTTCTTTCAAACGAAAAGTATAAGCATGGTATACGAAAACTTAATGATAGCTTTTTAGAATGTGGTGGTTCAAAAGAAGTAATTGCAGTTATTGAATCTCTTTTAAATAAAGTGAAACTTTAA
- a CDS encoding YjcZ family sporulation protein — MSYGGSCGFGGGFALLVVLFILLIIVGCSCWGGGY, encoded by the coding sequence ATGAGTTACGGTGGTTCTTGTGGTTTTGGTGGAGGTTTCGCTTTATTAGTTGTGTTATTCATTCTATTAATAATTGTAGGATGCAGCTGCTGGGGCGGAGGATACTAA
- a CDS encoding ECF-type riboflavin transporter substrate-binding protein, with product MNKLSTKLVVAIGIGAALYGILGLWGFSIAPNTFIKPALAILTVFGALFGPVAGLLIGLIGHTVTDTIAGWGIWWGWVISSGIIGFSMGLIQKRVGFSVKNGSFNKGDISYLAITGLVGIVIAIIFAGAFDIIVMGEPFDKIVIQVLGATISDVIVFLVLGLPLTIGLAKSNKKHAHLKIEK from the coding sequence ATGAATAAATTATCAACAAAGTTAGTAGTAGCAATCGGGATTGGAGCAGCCTTATACGGGATATTAGGACTTTGGGGATTTTCTATTGCACCGAATACATTTATTAAACCAGCATTAGCTATATTAACTGTTTTTGGAGCATTATTTGGTCCAGTGGCAGGACTCTTAATCGGACTTATCGGTCATACCGTAACAGATACGATTGCTGGCTGGGGGATTTGGTGGGGCTGGGTTATTAGTTCAGGGATTATTGGTTTTTCAATGGGTCTTATTCAAAAAAGAGTTGGTTTTAGTGTGAAAAACGGTTCATTTAACAAGGGAGATATTTCTTATTTAGCAATTACTGGGTTAGTTGGTATTGTCATTGCTATTATATTTGCTGGGGCATTCGATATTATTGTGATGGGAGAACCATTTGACAAAATTGTTATACAAGTATTAGGAGCAACAATTTCCGATGTTATCGTATTCTTAGTTCTTGGATTGCCACTTACAATTGGCTTGGCGAAATCCAATAAGAAACATGCACATTTAAAAATTGAAAAGTAG
- a CDS encoding aspartate/glutamate racemase family protein, with product MKVIGLIGGLSWESTSLYYKHINTLTLSQYDQNAKLVLYSMDFGEVTTLLQNHQYEEVKNELVTVAKKVEKSGADCLLMCSNTVHLFAEEVEQAISIPLLHIGDVSAKEMVKQNIKRIGLLGTKQTMEQDFYKSRLAKYNIETIIPNEEERTVIHHVILDELSKGIISEASKEKLLQITKSLIQNGAEGILLGCTEIPLLISQNDLTVPVFDTAFLHANTAVQFAG from the coding sequence ATGAAAGTTATTGGTTTAATTGGGGGATTAAGTTGGGAATCTACATCATTATACTATAAACATATTAATACACTTACACTCTCTCAATACGATCAAAATGCGAAGCTAGTTTTATATAGTATGGACTTTGGAGAAGTAACTACTTTATTACAAAACCATCAATATGAAGAAGTAAAAAATGAACTAGTCACGGTTGCAAAGAAGGTTGAAAAATCTGGGGCTGACTGTTTATTAATGTGTTCAAATACTGTACATCTATTTGCCGAAGAAGTAGAACAAGCAATCTCTATCCCGCTTCTTCACATTGGCGATGTAAGTGCTAAAGAAATGGTAAAACAAAATATAAAACGTATCGGACTATTAGGAACAAAACAAACGATGGAGCAAGATTTCTATAAATCACGATTAGCGAAATATAACATTGAGACAATTATCCCAAATGAAGAGGAAAGAACAGTTATCCATCATGTCATATTAGATGAATTAAGTAAAGGGATCATTTCAGAAGCATCTAAAGAAAAGCTATTACAAATTACAAAGTCATTAATTCAAAACGGCGCTGAAGGTATACTATTAGGCTGTACTGAAATACCTTTACTCATCTCCCAAAATGATCTTACTGTTCCCGTTTTTGATACTGCTTTTTTACATGCAAATACTGCTGTGCAATTTGCTGGATAA
- a CDS encoding ABC transporter ATP-binding protein, translating to MQPIISFEQFTFQYGHAAQPTLSDITFHIYPGEKVLIAGRSGSGKSTLAHCINGLIPFSYEGISTGNVLIAGKDPREGSIFEQSKHVGTILQDQDAQFIGMTVEEDVAFYLENECVNQEDMKKIVSDSLRKVKMHTFHKQSPHELSGGQKQTVSLAGLLTTNADILLFDEPLANLDPLSALHTIELMKDIHEQYNKTIVIIEHRIEEILKLDLDKVILIDEGKVIAIGTPKEILASNILPCIGLREPIYIEALKRLHFDSNNDVIYPMENLQKEKVSNVIREWMEKQVILKGNTKNKELLKVENLSFSYPNKQKVLENVNLSIYEGEIVALLGHNGAGKSTLAHSLIGINKMKNGEILLEGEDISSWSIRKRGETISYVMQNPNHMITQPTVFEEVSFTLKLNNFSKEEIKNRVEETLKICGLYPFRNWPIQALSYGQKKRVTIASVLTIDPKLIILDEPTAGQDYYHYKQFMSFIKKLAKKGISFVFITHDMNLALEYADRAVVLHEGKIIADNTVSNVFGDQETLQRANLRESSLTKLVKFSGIVCPEKFMELYLDSNRREEGA from the coding sequence ATGCAACCAATTATTTCGTTTGAACAATTCACCTTTCAATACGGGCATGCTGCGCAGCCTACTTTAAGTGATATTACCTTTCATATATACCCTGGGGAAAAAGTGCTAATTGCTGGACGAAGTGGTTCAGGAAAGTCGACATTAGCTCATTGTATCAATGGGCTAATTCCATTTTCTTATGAAGGGATTAGTACAGGTAACGTATTAATTGCCGGTAAAGACCCGAGGGAAGGCAGTATTTTTGAACAGAGTAAACATGTGGGAACAATTTTGCAAGATCAAGATGCTCAATTTATTGGTATGACAGTAGAAGAAGATGTAGCTTTTTATTTAGAAAATGAATGTGTAAATCAAGAGGATATGAAAAAGATTGTTTCGGACTCATTAAGAAAGGTGAAGATGCATACGTTTCATAAACAAAGTCCACATGAATTATCAGGAGGTCAAAAACAAACAGTTTCTCTTGCTGGTTTATTAACAACAAATGCGGATATATTATTGTTCGATGAACCGTTAGCGAACTTAGATCCGCTAAGCGCCTTACATACGATAGAACTTATGAAAGATATACATGAGCAATATAATAAAACGATTGTTATTATCGAACATAGAATAGAAGAAATTTTAAAGCTGGATTTAGACAAAGTTATATTAATTGATGAAGGTAAAGTCATTGCAATAGGAACACCAAAAGAAATCTTAGCGTCAAATATATTACCATGTATTGGCTTAAGAGAGCCTATTTACATCGAAGCATTAAAGAGATTACATTTTGATAGTAATAATGACGTAATATATCCAATGGAAAACCTTCAAAAGGAAAAGGTAAGCAACGTTATAAGAGAGTGGATGGAGAAACAAGTCATATTAAAAGGTAATACTAAAAACAAGGAATTACTTAAAGTGGAGAATTTATCATTTTCATACCCTAATAAACAAAAAGTATTAGAAAATGTAAACCTTTCAATATATGAAGGAGAAATTGTGGCACTGTTGGGACATAATGGAGCAGGGAAATCAACATTAGCTCATAGTCTTATAGGCATAAACAAAATGAAAAATGGGGAAATCTTGTTAGAGGGTGAAGATATTAGTTCTTGGTCTATTCGTAAACGTGGGGAAACCATATCTTACGTGATGCAAAATCCAAATCATATGATTACACAGCCCACTGTTTTTGAAGAAGTTTCATTTACATTAAAATTAAATAATTTTTCTAAGGAAGAAATTAAGAATAGAGTAGAAGAAACTTTAAAAATTTGTGGTTTATATCCATTTCGTAATTGGCCAATTCAAGCGCTAAGCTATGGGCAAAAAAAGAGAGTAACAATCGCATCTGTATTAACAATAGATCCCAAGCTTATCATATTAGATGAACCGACAGCGGGACAAGATTATTATCATTATAAACAATTTATGTCGTTTATTAAAAAACTAGCTAAAAAGGGAATCTCATTTGTTTTTATCACTCACGATATGAATCTCGCACTAGAATATGCAGACCGTGCAGTAGTTCTACATGAAGGGAAAATTATTGCGGATAATACAGTGTCTAATGTATTTGGTGATCAAGAAACCTTACAAAGAGCCAACTTAAGAGAGAGTTCTTTAACCAAGCTTGTTAAATTTAGTGGGATTGTATGTCCAGAAAAATTTATGGAGCTTTATTTAGACAGTAATAGGAGGGAGGAAGGTGCATAG
- a CDS encoding energy-coupling factor transporter transmembrane component T family protein yields MHSTYFHRMDGVVKLFLFIFCMTITFLFFDFRLLLILFIIGCIGLGIAKIPFRKILIVFSVIFTFSLLNSVMILFITPTHGSELTESYTSFLHIGYATITYETLFYAATLSLKYFTLLPFTLLFIYTTDSSEFVSSLNKFGIHYKITYAINIALRYIPDIQSEYKIIKHAQEARGVAFEKGEASLWVRMKNRVLIFWPLIIHSLERIDTVSNAMDLRGFGKKDKRTWFYTSKAKREDFIALFAGVFIFTVAVYLKLNVFQNFWYPF; encoded by the coding sequence GTGCATAGTACATATTTTCATCGTATGGATGGGGTAGTAAAATTGTTTTTATTTATTTTTTGTATGACGATTACTTTTTTGTTTTTTGATTTTAGGTTGTTGCTAATTTTATTTATTATTGGGTGTATTGGACTCGGAATTGCTAAAATTCCATTTCGTAAAATTTTAATTGTTTTTAGTGTCATATTTACATTTAGTTTATTAAACTCTGTCATGATTTTATTTATTACACCCACTCATGGATCTGAATTAACTGAATCATATACCTCGTTTTTACATATTGGATATGCAACAATTACATATGAAACATTATTTTATGCAGCTACACTTTCATTAAAGTATTTTACGTTATTACCATTTACACTTCTTTTTATTTACACGACAGATTCAAGTGAATTTGTAAGTAGTTTAAATAAATTTGGTATTCATTATAAGATTACATATGCAATAAATATTGCACTGCGTTATATTCCTGACATCCAGTCTGAGTATAAAATTATTAAACACGCGCAAGAAGCGAGAGGAGTGGCTTTTGAAAAAGGAGAAGCAAGTTTATGGGTTCGTATGAAGAACCGTGTTTTAATTTTCTGGCCACTAATCATTCATTCTCTAGAAAGAATAGATACGGTTTCAAATGCAATGGATTTAAGAGGATTTGGAAAGAAGGATAAACGTACATGGTTTTATACAAGTAAGGCGAAACGTGAAGATTTCATCGCTTTATTTGCCGGTGTTTTCATATTCACTGTTGCCGTATATTTAAAATTAAACGTATTTCAAAACTTTTGGTATCCATTTTAA
- the lepB gene encoding signal peptidase I: MKPFILKYWRNICSYILIIIGVIFINKSFLFCMVEGISMQPTLNEKDYILVNKVNVCLSSFHHGDVVIIKKEDEPTYYVKRIIGLSGDNIQLKEDEVFINGKKRDESYIHLDMSQVSNRFSNLREIKVPTHKLFVLGDNRNHSKDSRNTLGLIDESNIIGKVEMVFYPFDHIKWIK, encoded by the coding sequence ATGAAGCCGTTTATTCTAAAATATTGGAGGAACATATGTAGCTACATCTTAATTATAATAGGGGTTATTTTTATTAATAAGTCATTTTTATTTTGTATGGTAGAAGGAATTTCGATGCAACCTACTTTGAATGAAAAAGATTATATACTTGTTAATAAGGTAAACGTCTGTTTATCGTCTTTTCATCATGGAGATGTTGTCATTATAAAAAAAGAAGACGAGCCTACTTACTATGTGAAACGAATTATTGGATTATCGGGGGATAACATACAACTAAAAGAGGATGAGGTATTTATTAACGGTAAAAAGCGTGATGAATCGTATATACATTTAGATATGTCACAAGTATCCAATCGTTTTTCAAATTTGAGAGAAATAAAAGTTCCTACGCATAAATTATTTGTGTTAGGGGATAATCGTAATCATAGTAAAGATAGTAGGAATACACTTGGACTTATTGATGAGTCAAATATAATAGGTAAAGTAGAAATGGTATTTTATCCATTTGATCATATAAAATGGATAAAATAA